The Aeromicrobium yanjiei genome includes a region encoding these proteins:
- the trxA gene encoding thioredoxin translates to MAESTLAAVTDADFADRVLNAEGPVLVDFWASWCAPCRQLAPILEEIAAEKGDKLTIVKMDADANPVTPAQFRVTGLPTMNLYYKGEVVRSIVGVRPKSAILKELEEHTA, encoded by the coding sequence ATGGCTGAATCCACCCTTGCCGCCGTCACCGACGCGGACTTCGCGGACCGCGTCCTCAACGCCGAGGGCCCCGTCCTCGTCGACTTCTGGGCCAGCTGGTGCGCACCGTGCCGCCAGCTCGCCCCGATCCTGGAGGAGATCGCCGCCGAGAAGGGCGACAAGCTCACGATCGTGAAGATGGACGCCGACGCCAACCCGGTCACCCCCGCGCAGTTCCGGGTCACCGGTCTGCCGACCATGAACCTGTACTACAAGGGCGAGGTCGTCCGCTCGATCGTGGGCGTCCGCCCCAAGAGCGCGATCCTCAAGGAGCTCGAGGAGCACACCGCGTAG